Below is a window of Allomuricauda ruestringensis DSM 13258 DNA.
TGGTATCAAGGCAATCTTTCCGAATATAAGGAAGAGTAGAGAAGTTCAGGCTCAAACATCAAGTTCAAGATCAAGGAGCAAAGAACCAAGACCGCCGCGCTGTTTGATACGAGAACAAAGACCTATAACCAGATCCAGCAATCTAAAACCTGAAACTTGAAACAAGGAACGGGCTTCCGACTTCGTTCTTCGGACATCAAGCCCAAACTCAAGTATCAAGTTCAAACACAAATAACTCAATAACCGTATAATGTAGTAACTTGAAACGGATTTTAGACTTCGTACCCCTGACATCCAACATCAGACTTCCAACTTTAAACACGGATATACTATATCAAATCCCAAACTTCTTCCTCTTTCCACCATTTTGTTATAGCTTTATTGACTCAGAAACAAAAAAAACTAAAAAATCAAGATGAAAATATATACTTTGCCCCTTAGGTCAATAGTTATGTTGATGCTTTCCGTTAGCTTTCTGGCCTGTAATGGAAAAAAAGAAAGCAATGATGAAGAATCAACTGAAGAAGAAGTAGTAGAGAATGCGGAAGAATCTTCACAGGATTCTCTCCAATTGAATATGAATCGCCTTAACCTTCCCGAAGGCTTTAGTATTGAACTTTATGCGAAAAACATTGAGGGAGCACGCTCCATGGCCATGGGATCGAACGGTACCCTGTTTGTGGGTACTCGAAACGAAGGTAAAGTATACGCACTAAAAGATACGGACGGCGATTACAAGGTAGATAAAACCTACACCATCGCTTCCGATTTGGAGCAGCCCAACGGCGTAGCGTTTAAAGATGGAGCTTTGTATGTGGCCGCAGTAAGCCGAATGCTCAAATACAACAATATTGAATCGCAGTTGGAAAGTCCACAAGAACCGGAATTGATCTATGACGATTACCCGACCGAATTCCACCATGGTTGGAAATACATTGCCTTTGGCCCTGACGATAAATTGTACGTGCCCGTAGGAGCGCCGTGCAATATTTGCGATAGCGCTACGGTAGATAAGCGTTATGCTTCCATCACTAGAATGGACCCCAATGGCAGTAATCGGGAGATTGTAGCCCATGGAGTGCGCAACACTGTTGGTTTTACGTGGCATCCGGATACCAACGAGTTGTGGTTTACGGACAACGGTAGGGACATGATGGGAGACGATGTACCTCCGGGGGAATTGAACAAACTTACCGAAGCAGGTCAGCATTTTGGTTATCCCTATTGCCACGGCGGAACCGTAAAGGACCCCGAATATGGAGACCAACGTCCCTGTTCCGATTTTGTACCTCCTGTACAGCCTTTGGGGGCGCACGTAGCGGCCCTTGGTGTTAAGTTTGGTAAAGGCCCCATGTTCCCGGAAGCCTATCAAAAACATGCATTTTTGGCCGAGCATGGCTCTTGGAACCGTTCTTCTAAGGTAGGGTACAGGGTAACCTTGGTAAAACTCGAAAACGGAGAAGCTGTAAGTTACGAACCCTTTATAGATGGCTGGTTGGACGAGGAGTCGCAAGAAGCCTTTGGTAGGCCTGTGGACCTGCTTTTCTTGAAAGATGGTTCTTTGTTGATTTCCGATGATGAAGGGGACGCTATTTATAGGGTTACCTACAAGGGATAACCCCGTTTCAAGGCGCTTGGGGATGAGTATTTACCCTATTCGCGTGATGGAGCAAAAAATAAATAGCAGTAAGAATCTGGACGACCAAGAAAAGGTGGATCTACAACAATATATTACCCGCATTAACGGCAGCTTAACCAGTTTTAATGTACTGTTTAAAACCAAAGGTGATCATTTTGTGGGGGAGAGGGGGAAGTGATTAAGCAATTAACCTGTAATTAGGCATTTCATCGTAAGTACGACCATTCAGCAAACGACCACTCTTTTTCTTATTAGTGCCGCCCCATTGTTTAAAAAAGAATGCGACATTTAAATTTTCACATTGATTTTGAATATCTTTAACCCATTCGGCTTTGATTGGTCGTGGTTTACGTCCACTTTCTCCTCCAACAATGACCCAGCTAATTCTACTGAGGTTTAAGTTAGGGAGTGGTCCAATTAGAGGTTCGAGAGATAAAAACTTTACTTTTGCATTGGTTTCACGTAAATAATCAATTCGATGCTCAACTTGTTGGTCTTCAACCGAAACTCCCATCCAAATATTAGGTGTCCAATTCAATTTCTCGTGTAATTCCAATAATCGTTCATGTCTTTTTGTTAAGACCTGAAAAATATGCTGTTGATTATCATTCATTACCTCAAATACCTTTTGTATGAATGACAGCGGAACTTCTGGATGAAACAAATCACTCATGGAGTTTACAAATACCATTTTAGGTTTCTTCCATGTGTAAGGTGTTTTTAATTCCGATTCGTGAATCCGAACCTTGAAATTATCCTTGTATTTGTCGATTCCCATTGCCTGAAGCCGTTTGGACATTACCTCTGCATAGCAGAATTTGCAACCTTGACTTACTTTGGTGCAGCCAGTAGTTGGGTTCCACGTCATTTCCGTCCATTCGATACTAGATTGGGCCATAATTATAGGATTTCTATTTTTTTGGGTTCTCTGGTTGGTTTCAATACTGTAGTGCATGAAAAAGATGGATGCTTTATTTTAATTTTACCAGTTTTTTTTAATCTGTTTACTACTTCGGATACATGTTTACCAATAAACCCATTGTTAATCATATAGACAAATACTTCTTTGTCAGATTTAAGCTCACCACTTAATATTTTATCTTCGAGTTGTCTTTGAAACGTTGGAATTTTTCTCTTGTCGTTGTCTTCTGGGAATAGTGAGGGTTGTAAACATAATTTTTTATCTCCCTGTATATCAAAGTTTGCTTCTCCTGTTTCCTCATCTTCTTTCCAACAAATATTTAGAAATTTTTCCATACCTAATGGGTGACCGCTTCCAAATATTAAACCATAAATGTTTGTTCCTTTTTTTATAGAAAATGGCGCAAGCGAGTAGGAAACTTCTTGTGGAATTAATTCAAAATATTTTTGATGGACTAATCTGTGTATTTCATAAAAAGGTTTTTCCTGTATTTCCTCTGAAGTCAGACCAATTACATTTGTCACATTATCATCATTATGAAAGCGATTAAATGTGGAAGAAGATATAAAGAAAATGATGTCTGTTACTGGTAGACCAATTAAAACTTTAAATCTTTCTTCATTAACATATTTAACGCCGAATTGGTCGAGGAAAATTAGGTTTGCGGCATTTTCCATTTTTGGGATCGTATCTGGAAATAACTCGGTGAAGTCTTTATTATAAAAATGAATATTAATTTTATCTGTTGGTAAACCAGATTCGTTGATGTTCTTTCTCAGGGTTTCAATGTATTCTATTTTGGAATCGTTGAAATGTAAATTTATTTCTACGGTTGTGTCTTGAACGTATTCTTGATATTCTTTTAAAATTTCAAGTGCAATGAGTGGGCTTCCCGATGTGCCTTCTGAATCCTTACCGGGTCCACAAAAGAAATCAAATAAATTTACTACTTTCTTAAATGGTCTGCGGGCAGCTATAAAGACAGGAAACCATTCTTTTAAATACTCTTTATAGAGTGATAATTTAACATTAGTATCTTCAGTAAAAGGCTTTTGGAAAAAATCTTCAGACATATCAATTGTTGAATTTTATTGCAAATACATTTTTGTATGGGGAAGATTTCTTACAATATTAAATAATTTATTTAAACCGCCTCTTTCTTCTCGCTCAAATACTTCCAATTGGGTTTGGGAACATGTTGCGTGTGTAACTTTGGGTTAATACGGGATGCGATATTAATACTCTTAAAATAATCGTTCCAAAGGGTTTGGTTTTCGTATTCCTCGCTGGTAAAGACATCACTTCTAACGGTTTTGTCATGGAGGATGTCCTTTAAGTTCAGGGAAACCATTTCCATATGATCTAAATTGTAAAAGATACCGTATTTGCGTTTCACATCATAAATCAACCAGCGCTGATCAGCATAACAGCCGCGGAAATGTTTGGAAATTAGAGGAAGTACATCAAAATCAGGGTCAATGTTCGCAAAATAAATATCGTCCTTGCTCAACTGGAACTGAACAAAGGCTTCCATACGGTGCTTTTCCCGCCCCACTTTTTTGGCCAATTGGCCAATGTGCACTACGGTACTATCCGAATAATCCAAACACTTACCGTTTTGTGTGCGCATTAATTTTTGAACATAGGTATAAAGCATGAGCTCAATGCCTTCGGCTTCACTCAAAAAAGCGAAATAGATATTGGATATGGCATTATGACTTTTGTTTCGGATACCGTTCCATACCCGTTTGGCCTTTTCTACATTGGTAAAAACGGTTTCTGTATCGGAAAACAATCCGTTTTGGCATTGATTGTTTTTTTGAATGTCGGCCACATTGATTTTCTCATCAAAAGCTATGAAGATTGCGGTCAGAAATCCATTAAAACTGCCATCGTAAATAAGGGTTGTTGTGGGTTCCATAATTGCTATTTAAATAAATTAAAAACATCGACCATTGGAAATATTCCAATCAAATATATGGAAATGTTCCAAATAATGGAAATATTCCATAAAAGTTTTTGGAAATAATCCAAATGTTATATATTTGGTACGAGATGTCAGGTCGAGCCTTTCGACTCTGCTCCAGATAAGCTTAAGTCGAGACCTGTTCTTTGCTAAATGGTTAGGAGGCTTCTCGATTATTCCTTCGACTGCGCTCAGGATGACAGCTCGAAGTGACACCAAAAATGAAGAAATGGAAAACGAATCAACCCTGAAACGATTTACCGATATCCGAAGGGAACTCGGTTACACCCAAACCGAATTTGCCAAGCTATTGGGGGTGAAGAACACTACAGCGGATATTGAACGGGGAAGAACCAAATTATCGGGAAAGGTGGTTACCGAACTCTTGCGTCAATTTAAAATAAATCCACTTTGGTTGTTCGGAGAAAGCGATCAGAAACATTTGGACACCTCCAAAACTAGTGTTATCCCCAAAGTGGTTACGGTGGACAACTCCGATAATGATAACATGGTGATGGTAAACGCAAAAGCGGCTGCGGGATATCCCCAGAATATTTCAGATACAAGTTGGTATAGGCAATTACCCGCTTTTGATATGCCCATTCCCGAGTTCAGGAACGCCACCTATCGAGGTTTTCAGGTCGAGGGTGATAGCATGTTGCCCAATTTGAGACCCAACGATTGGGTTTTGGCAAAAGCCATTGAGCATATTGATCATGTGAGCCCCAACAAAATGTACGTGGTGGTGCTTCAGGATTCTGTAATGGTGAAGAAAATAGAACGAAAGCCAAATTCCAATAATATCACCCTTGTTTCATTAAACGAAACTTATCCGCCATACGAAATCAAACCTTTTCAAATCCAAGAAATTTGGGAGGTGAGCAGTAAACTTACCTTTAATGTGGATGCCACTACCGAAACTGGATTGCTGAAACAACTGCAACAATCCATGGATGAATTGAAAAAACAAGTTGGACAAATAAAATAGTTTAAAACCCGTCTCCAACCGTTTTGGTCTTAATCCTCATCAAGAATTTATGGGCTGTTATGTAGAGTACAGAGCCATCACCACCCCAAGCACAATTGGCCGTAGGTTGACCTGTATCTATACGTCCCAAAAGTTTTCCTTCTGGGTTTATAATTAATATTCCACCAGGTCCTGTGGAGAAAACAGTTCCATTTTTATCTACTTTGATACCGTCCGGAGACCCGATTAAACCAGATTTTATTAAGGGGGATGTATCAAAAAATAACCTCCCTTCATCCAAAGAACCGTCATTCTTAATGTTGTACGCCATTATATAGGGCGCTTCAGGGGCCGATTGTGTAACGTAGAGGATTTTTTCATCGGGGGACAGTGCCACACCATTGGGGCGACTGAGATTGCTGACCACCATTTCCACACTTCCGTCCACATCTATTTTATATACCCCAAAAGCATCAATTTCCCGCGTTTCTGAATTTTCCTGTTTAGGTAGACCGTAGGGAGGGTCGGTAAAATAGTAGATGCCATTGGAGGTTTGTACAATATCATTTGGGCTATTAAAACGTTTTCCTTGCCATTTATCCGCCACCGTTATTTTTCCACCTTGGGATAAGGGCATGCTAGAAATTCTTCGGTCGCCATGCTCGCAGGCCACCAATTCGCCTTCATTGTTTATTGTAAGCCCATTACTGCCCGGCTCTCTACTATACGGAAGAATACCTGTATATCCCGAAGGCTTTAAAAATTCAGTCAGACCCTCATAGTCCCGCCATTTAAAAATGGTGTTTTGGGGAGCATCGGAAAAGAGGAGAAATCCACCTTCTTTAACCCATACAGGTCCTTCCGACCATATAAAACCTTCGGCCAAAACCTCAATTTTTGCATCGTTATCCACGTAGTTATAAAAAGCATCGTCCTCTGCCACCAGTTTCCCCGTGGTTTTTTGTTGGGCGAAACATCCGAAGGTTATACTTAATAGGAGGAGAGGTAAGTTTTTCATTTTGAAATATTTATTAAATATAAAAATATAGAACAACCCAAATTGGGTTTAATGAACAATGCAAGTTTCTTTGATGGCTTTCGCCAAAATTTTAGCTGCTTTAGGGTTGAGACGAAACCAAAGTTCCGGTTCAAAGATTTCCAGTTCAGCCAAGGCCCAATTACCGTCATTGTCCTTAAAAATATCTACTCTGGCATAAATTGGCAATTCTGGTGCGGCATTTACCACACTTTTGGCAAATGCTATTTGTTCTTCAACGGGATTGTACTCATGAACAGTTCCTCCAAAATCATCCTGTACCCTAAAATCGCCAGGTTTTGCAATTTTTAGTACGGCATGGGTAAACTCACCATTAAAAACCATCATAGATATTTCTCCTTTGGAAACAATATTTTGCTGAAATTCTTGAAACATCATGGCTTCTTCCGCCACTAATTCTTGGAAAATGGCCTCATGCTTTTCAATCTCATTTTTCTGAATTTTGTACGTATGCCGTGCCGCTCCCGAAACACAAGGTTTTAAAATATAGGTGTCCGCCGTAAAGCCATATTCTGATTTTGCGTTTGCAATGGATTCGGCAAGGGTAGTTTTTGTGCCTTTTTCCACAAAAATCGTTTTTGGAATGGTTACGCCTGCGTTTGATAGATCTTGTAGGTAATGCTTGTCAATGTTCCAATAGATCAGTGCTTTGGAATTGATGAACTGCGTTTGTTTTGAAGCTGTCTCCAACCATTTTGAAAATTCTGAATAACGGTCAAAATAGTCCCAAGTAGTTCTAAACAAGGCATATTTGGTGGTTGACCAATCAAAATTGGGGTCGTCCCAAGATTTGCGAATGGCCCGTAAACCTTGTTTTTGCAATGCATCTAGAACTAAGCTGTCTTCTTGCAATACATTTTCAATATAAGGTGTTCGCTCTTTTGGAGCCACATAGCGGTGGTCTGTTAAAACAACAACATCAAACTTCATATTTGGGAAAATTAATATCCAACTGCGGTATCGTCGCCACGTTTGTCCGCTCCACCTTCGAGCTTTCCATCGGGTAAAACACGAATGGCATCCACTTTACCAATAATGGGCGTGCGCTCTTCGTTAATAATGTATCCTTTGGATTTTAACTCATCTATAAGTTCTTC
It encodes the following:
- a CDS encoding PQQ-dependent sugar dehydrogenase; its protein translation is MKIYTLPLRSIVMLMLSVSFLACNGKKESNDEESTEEEVVENAEESSQDSLQLNMNRLNLPEGFSIELYAKNIEGARSMAMGSNGTLFVGTRNEGKVYALKDTDGDYKVDKTYTIASDLEQPNGVAFKDGALYVAAVSRMLKYNNIESQLESPQEPELIYDDYPTEFHHGWKYIAFGPDDKLYVPVGAPCNICDSATVDKRYASITRMDPNGSNREIVAHGVRNTVGFTWHPDTNELWFTDNGRDMMGDDVPPGELNKLTEAGQHFGYPYCHGGTVKDPEYGDQRPCSDFVPPVQPLGAHVAALGVKFGKGPMFPEAYQKHAFLAEHGSWNRSSKVGYRVTLVKLENGEAVSYEPFIDGWLDEESQEAFGRPVDLLFLKDGSLLISDDEGDAIYRVTYKG
- a CDS encoding DUF5131 family protein translates to MAQSSIEWTEMTWNPTTGCTKVSQGCKFCYAEVMSKRLQAMGIDKYKDNFKVRIHESELKTPYTWKKPKMVFVNSMSDLFHPEVPLSFIQKVFEVMNDNQQHIFQVLTKRHERLLELHEKLNWTPNIWMGVSVEDQQVEHRIDYLRETNAKVKFLSLEPLIGPLPNLNLSRISWVIVGGESGRKPRPIKAEWVKDIQNQCENLNVAFFFKQWGGTNKKKSGRLLNGRTYDEMPNYRLIA
- a CDS encoding three-Cys-motif partner protein TcmP yields the protein MSEDFFQKPFTEDTNVKLSLYKEYLKEWFPVFIAARRPFKKVVNLFDFFCGPGKDSEGTSGSPLIALEILKEYQEYVQDTTVEINLHFNDSKIEYIETLRKNINESGLPTDKINIHFYNKDFTELFPDTIPKMENAANLIFLDQFGVKYVNEERFKVLIGLPVTDIIFFISSSTFNRFHNDDNVTNVIGLTSEEIQEKPFYEIHRLVHQKYFELIPQEVSYSLAPFSIKKGTNIYGLIFGSGHPLGMEKFLNICWKEDEETGEANFDIQGDKKLCLQPSLFPEDNDKRKIPTFQRQLEDKILSGELKSDKEVFVYMINNGFIGKHVSEVVNRLKKTGKIKIKHPSFSCTTVLKPTREPKKIEIL
- a CDS encoding TIGR03915 family putative DNA repair protein produces the protein MEPTTTLIYDGSFNGFLTAIFIAFDEKINVADIQKNNQCQNGLFSDTETVFTNVEKAKRVWNGIRNKSHNAISNIYFAFLSEAEGIELMLYTYVQKLMRTQNGKCLDYSDSTVVHIGQLAKKVGREKHRMEAFVQFQLSKDDIYFANIDPDFDVLPLISKHFRGCYADQRWLIYDVKRKYGIFYNLDHMEMVSLNLKDILHDKTVRSDVFTSEEYENQTLWNDYFKSINIASRINPKLHTQHVPKPNWKYLSEKKEAV
- a CDS encoding XRE family transcriptional regulator; protein product: MENESTLKRFTDIRRELGYTQTEFAKLLGVKNTTADIERGRTKLSGKVVTELLRQFKINPLWLFGESDQKHLDTSKTSVIPKVVTVDNSDNDNMVMVNAKAAAGYPQNISDTSWYRQLPAFDMPIPEFRNATYRGFQVEGDSMLPNLRPNDWVLAKAIEHIDHVSPNKMYVVVLQDSVMVKKIERKPNSNNITLVSLNETYPPYEIKPFQIQEIWEVSSKLTFNVDATTETGLLKQLQQSMDELKKQVGQIK
- a CDS encoding SMP-30/gluconolactonase/LRE family protein → MKNLPLLLLSITFGCFAQQKTTGKLVAEDDAFYNYVDNDAKIEVLAEGFIWSEGPVWVKEGGFLLFSDAPQNTIFKWRDYEGLTEFLKPSGYTGILPYSREPGSNGLTINNEGELVACEHGDRRISSMPLSQGGKITVADKWQGKRFNSPNDIVQTSNGIYYFTDPPYGLPKQENSETREIDAFGVYKIDVDGSVEMVVSNLSRPNGVALSPDEKILYVTQSAPEAPYIMAYNIKNDGSLDEGRLFFDTSPLIKSGLIGSPDGIKVDKNGTVFSTGPGGILIINPEGKLLGRIDTGQPTANCAWGGDGSVLYITAHKFLMRIKTKTVGDGF
- a CDS encoding ATP-grasp domain-containing protein; amino-acid sequence: MKFDVVVLTDHRYVAPKERTPYIENVLQEDSLVLDALQKQGLRAIRKSWDDPNFDWSTTKYALFRTTWDYFDRYSEFSKWLETASKQTQFINSKALIYWNIDKHYLQDLSNAGVTIPKTIFVEKGTKTTLAESIANAKSEYGFTADTYILKPCVSGAARHTYKIQKNEIEKHEAIFQELVAEEAMMFQEFQQNIVSKGEISMMVFNGEFTHAVLKIAKPGDFRVQDDFGGTVHEYNPVEEQIAFAKSVVNAAPELPIYARVDIFKDNDGNWALAELEIFEPELWFRLNPKAAKILAKAIKETCIVH